One genomic segment of Methanolinea mesophila includes these proteins:
- a CDS encoding cobyrinate a,c-diamide synthase codes for MIAPDRIPRIVIAGTHSGCGKTTIARGLMQVLVERGLSVQPFKVGPDFIDPGFHTAICGRVSRNLDPFMMGENGVRKTFARACAGADIAVIEGVMGMFDGLDGTGFASTAQVMALLSAPGALVVDVKGMSRSAHALVRGYFSYDPGIILGGVIFNRVGSPRHRLLIEAGLETTALGFVRRDRRADLESRHLGLKMAHEVTDHTGVGALVREGCDLDRILALAGSAPPVPGGNRIRYPGGMKKGERIRIGVARDEAFCFYYQDNLDCLAAAGADLIFFSPIRDPLPEVDAVYLGGGYPELHAGALSCAPCTREIRTRAADGLPVYAECGGLLYLCEELVAGPGTSHRMTGILPAAAEMTEGIQGLGYTEGTWTGAGFIPAGLPVKGHEFHYSRIHPSPDARFSIRLTRGRGIFGCLDGLYEHRSVGNYTHSYFSSEFAHSLILAAEDFRRS; via the coding sequence ATGATCGCCCCCGACCGCATCCCCCGTATCGTCATCGCCGGCACCCACAGCGGGTGCGGGAAGACCACCATCGCCCGGGGCCTCATGCAGGTCCTGGTGGAACGCGGTCTTTCCGTGCAGCCTTTCAAGGTCGGCCCGGACTTCATCGATCCCGGGTTTCACACCGCGATCTGCGGGCGGGTATCCCGTAACCTGGACCCGTTCATGATGGGGGAGAACGGTGTCCGGAAAACGTTTGCCCGCGCATGCGCCGGGGCGGATATCGCGGTGATCGAAGGGGTCATGGGGATGTTCGACGGCCTGGACGGGACCGGATTCGCGAGCACTGCCCAGGTGATGGCGCTCCTTTCCGCACCTGGCGCCCTGGTGGTAGATGTGAAGGGCATGTCGCGGAGCGCCCACGCCCTGGTCCGGGGGTACTTCAGCTACGACCCGGGCATTATACTCGGTGGAGTGATCTTCAACCGTGTAGGGAGCCCACGCCACCGGTTGCTGATAGAAGCGGGGCTCGAGACCACCGCACTGGGGTTCGTCCGCCGGGACCGCCGTGCTGACCTGGAGAGCCGGCACCTCGGGCTGAAGATGGCGCACGAGGTCACGGACCATACCGGGGTGGGGGCACTCGTGCGAGAAGGCTGCGATCTAGACCGTATCCTGGCGCTGGCGGGGAGTGCCCCCCCTGTACCCGGGGGAAACCGGATCCGGTATCCCGGGGGTATGAAAAAAGGGGAGAGGATCCGCATCGGAGTCGCACGGGACGAGGCGTTCTGCTTCTACTACCAGGACAACCTGGACTGCCTTGCTGCTGCGGGTGCGGACCTGATCTTCTTCTCACCGATCCGGGACCCGCTCCCGGAGGTCGACGCGGTGTACCTGGGTGGAGGGTATCCGGAGCTCCATGCCGGAGCGCTGTCGTGCGCACCCTGCACCAGGGAAATCCGCACCCGTGCCGCGGACGGTCTCCCTGTCTACGCCGAGTGCGGAGGTTTGCTCTACCTGTGCGAGGAGCTCGTGGCAGGGCCGGGGACCTCACACCGGATGACAGGGATTCTTCCGGCAGCGGCAGAGATGACGGAGGGGATCCAGGGACTGGGATACACAGAGGGGACCTGGACCGGTGCGGGGTTCATCCCGGCCGGTCTCCCGGTGAAGGGACACGAGTTCCACTATTCCAGGATCCACCCCTCCCCCGATGCAAGATTCTCTATCAGGCTCACCCGCGGAAGAGGCATCTTCGGGTGCCTGGACGGGTTGTACGAACACCGCTCCGTGGGAAATTACACTCACTCCTACTTTTCTTCCGAGTTCGCACATTCGCTGATCCTCGCCGCAGAAGATTTCCGCCGATCATAA